One window of Cydia pomonella isolate Wapato2018A chromosome 7, ilCydPomo1, whole genome shotgun sequence genomic DNA carries:
- the LOC133519672 gene encoding MAP kinase-interacting serine/threonine-protein kinase 1, which yields MVKKISEESVDSGVGRCSSQSSSERESDESPRGSEPSAPVPIPDSEDLQRRKEEARRKRRRKKRSGSSVVTSCFQDLYKLTGEVLGEGAYASVQTCVNIYTGQEFAVKIIDKVPGHARARVFREVETFHYCQGHPNIIQLIEFFEDTDKFYLVFEKINGGQLLSRIQEHHYFSEPQAAEIVREIANALHFLHGKGVAHRDLKPENILCVHTDRLCPVKICDFDLGSGISFTSSLAGPLATPQLMTPVGSAEFMAPEVVSLFAGSAATHYDKRCDLWSLGVIAYILLCGYPPFRADCGADCGWERGENCRACQDLLFTSIQEGRYTFPEEEWAHISSEAKDLIRQLLVREARRRLSAERVLQHAWLRRAGAELRADRYPPLQTPINIKRNMSARNLSNFAESAMAVNRVIQQHFSMNYSYLEPSAPLRCSKSCQPAAPGRPCRAPAPLGLSPPADSQLLRRRMQDALAH from the exons GCGTAGGCCGTTGCAGCAGTCAGTCGTCGAGCGAGCGCGAATCCGACGAGAGTCCGCGAGGGTCGGAGCCGTCGGCCCCTGTTCCCATACCTGACAGCGAGGACCTGCAACGGCGCAAGGAGGAGGCGCGAAGGAAGCGCCGAAGGAAGAAGCGCTCTGGAAGCTCGGTGGTCACATCGTGTTTCCAAG ACCTTTACAAGCTCACGGGCGAGGTATTGGGCGAGGGTGCGTACGCCTCGGTGCAGACATGCGTGAACATCTACACTGGGCAGGAGTTCGCTGTGAAGATCATCGACAAAGTGCCGGGGCACGCCCGCGCCCGGGTGTTCCGCGAGGTGGAGACCTTCCACTACTGCCAGGGACACCCAAACATAATCCAGCTCATTGAATTCTTTGAGGACACCGACAAGTTTTACCTTGTCTTTGAGAAG ATCAACGGTGGCCAGCTCCTATCCCGCATCCAAGAGCACCACTACTTCTCGGAGCCGCAGGCGGCCGAGATCGTCCGCGAGATCGCGAACGCCCTACACTTCCTGCACGGCAAGGGCGTGGCGCACCGCGACCTCAAGCCGGAGAACATCCTGTGCGTGCACACGGACCGGCTGTGCCCCGTGAAGATCTGCGACTTTGATCTCGGCAGCGGGATCAGCTTCACGTCCAGCCTCGCGGGGCCGCTGGCCACGCCGCAGCTCATGACACCG GTGGGCAGCGCGGAATTCATGGCCCCCGAGGTGGTGTCGCTGTTCGCGGGTTCGGCGGCGACGCACTACGACAAGCGCTGCGACCTGTGGTCGCTCGGCGTCATCGCCTACATCCTGCTGTGCGGCTACCCGCCCTTCCGCGCGGACTGCGGCGCCGACTGCGGCTGGGAGCGCGGCGAGAACTGCCGCGCCTGCCAGGACCTCCTCTTCACTTCCATACAG GAGGGGCGCTACACGTTCCCCGAGGAGGAGTGGGCGCACATCAGCTCCGAGGCCAAGGACCTGATCCGGCAGCTGCTGGTGCGCGAGGCGCGGCGCCGGCTGAGCGCCGAGCGCGTGCTGCAGCACGCCTGgctgcgccgcgccggcgccgagCTGCGCGCCGACCGCTACCCGCCGCTGCAGACGCCCATCAACATTAAACG CAACATGTCGGCGCGCAACCTGTCCAACTTCGCGGAGTCGGCGATGGCGGTGAACCGCGTGATCCAGCAGCACTTCTCGATGAACTACTCGTACCTGGAGCCGAGCGCGCCGCTACGCTGCAGCAAGTCGTGCCAGCCCGCCGCGCCGGGCCGGCCGtgccgcgcgcccgcgccgctcggCCTGTCGCCGCCCGCCGACAGCCAGCTGCTGCGCCGCCGCATGCAGGACGCGCTGGCGCACTAG